AACCTGCGCGAACTGGAAAACTTTGCCAAGCGCTACGTCATCCTCGAGGACAGCGAGGCCATGATTCGGGAATTGACCGTGCTGCGCGCTCGGGAAGAGGCTGCCGAACCAGCACCCACGGACGCCAACTCCGTCCGTCCGCCACAAGGGTTGAAGTCGCTGGTGCGCAGCTTGAAAGATCAGGCCGAGATGCAGGCCATCGCTCAAGCTCTGGATCAAACCAATTGGAATCGGAAGGAAGCAGCCAGGCTTCTTTATATTAGCTACAAAGCTTTGCTATACAAAATCCGTCAATTCAACCTCGACCCGGGGCGAACGCCTCGTTCGCGCGGCCCCCGCCCCTCGGTCGAAAAGCTGGCCGAATAGCCGAGCAGTAGTATTACGGTGAGGACTGCCGCGGAGGTTGACTCCCCGGCAAGGTTTTGCAGCTTTTGGTCAGCTTGGGGCGTGGGTCGAGACCCATCGGGGAAGGAACTGCTTCCAGACTTGGCGGGCGTCCCTCTTGCTTCTTCCCTTCTGTTTCCCTGTCATCAAGTTGCAAACAGTGGCTTGCCGCTCGGCCGTTGCTTTTGCCCACCTTCCTTTGGCAAGATAAGTGCAACCCTGTATGCCGATTAGGTGTGTGTCCAGGGCCCTGACGAATCTAGTTCTGGGAGGCATGGCATGAACGAGCGGCGCAACACTCGGCGCTACGAGCTGGCATTTCCGATCAGGCTCCGCCTCGGCCAGGGAGCCCCGCTGCAACCTCGGGAAGGTGTGACACGAGATGTCAGCGCCCGTGGATTGTTCTTCGTGGTGGATGCCGACCTGGCGGTGGGCAGCAATCTTGAATTTATCCTTACCTTGCCGACCAGTGTGACCCAGTCCACCGACGTGCAGGTCCGTGCCAGGGGCAAAGTGGTTCGCATCGAGCGACCCCGGCTGGAAACGGAAGAGGTGAGGGTCGGAGTCGCCGCCGTGATTGAAAGCTACGACATTATTCGCGCCGAGGGATAGTGCCGTCCCAGCCGCGACCAGTCGGAGTGTTTTTTTTCCTCTGCACCGCGGCGGTTTTTCTGCGTTGCTTGACCGGCCGACAGCCTGAATCTTTCCTACCCATCCTGCATCC
Above is a genomic segment from Candidatus Acidiferrales bacterium containing:
- a CDS encoding PilZ domain-containing protein — its product is MNERRNTRRYELAFPIRLRLGQGAPLQPREGVTRDVSARGLFFVVDADLAVGSNLEFILTLPTSVTQSTDVQVRARGKVVRIERPRLETEEVRVGVAAVIESYDIIRAEG